The following are from one region of the Amycolatopsis sp. QT-25 genome:
- a CDS encoding malonic semialdehyde reductase codes for MTTSVEPTEALNLPQDVQDLLFREARTANNFSDEPVTDEQIRAIYELVKWAPTSMNNQPLRALVIRSEEGKKRLAPLMAEGNRAKTEAAPVTVVLAADTEFHENLPRTFPHFPGAKDLFAEEAGRVETAKLNALLQVGYFIIGVRAAGLAAGPMTGFDAEGIDKEFFAGKPWKSLVVINVGKPGDNPWFDRLPRLDFDEVVETV; via the coding sequence ATGACCACCAGCGTTGAGCCGACCGAAGCCTTGAATCTCCCGCAGGACGTTCAGGACCTGTTGTTCCGCGAGGCCCGCACCGCGAACAACTTCAGCGACGAGCCGGTGACCGACGAGCAGATCCGCGCGATCTACGAGCTGGTCAAATGGGCTCCGACGTCGATGAACAACCAGCCGCTGCGCGCCCTGGTGATCCGCTCCGAAGAGGGCAAGAAGCGGCTCGCCCCACTGATGGCCGAGGGCAACCGCGCCAAGACCGAGGCCGCGCCCGTGACCGTCGTGCTGGCCGCCGACACCGAGTTCCACGAGAACCTGCCGCGCACCTTCCCGCACTTCCCGGGCGCGAAGGACCTGTTCGCCGAGGAGGCGGGCCGCGTCGAGACCGCGAAGCTCAACGCGCTGCTGCAGGTCGGCTACTTCATCATCGGTGTCCGCGCCGCCGGGCTGGCCGCCGGCCCGATGACCGGCTTCGACGCCGAGGGCATCGACAAGGAGTTCTTCGCGGGCAAGCCGTGGAAGTCCCTCGTCGTGATCAACGTCGGCAAGCCGGGTGACAACCCCTGGTTCGACCGCCTGCCGCGGCTGGACTTCGACGAGGTCGTCGAGACCGTCTGA
- a CDS encoding NUDIX hydrolase, whose translation MTSWVWIGGLVAAIVVLGGLFLLATANRLDRLHVRTDAGWAALDAALARRAVVARAAAAILGDEELRVGAERAERARRQDREAEESDLTLRLARVDRATLPPPLAEELTDAEHRVVIARRVHNDAVRDTLHLRRRRKVRYFGLAGTARLPEYFEIAEPEL comes from the coding sequence ATGACGTCCTGGGTGTGGATCGGCGGTCTGGTGGCCGCGATCGTGGTGCTGGGCGGGCTGTTCCTGCTCGCGACGGCGAACCGGCTGGACCGGCTGCACGTCCGTACGGACGCGGGCTGGGCGGCGCTCGACGCGGCCCTCGCGCGGCGCGCCGTCGTCGCCAGGGCGGCCGCCGCGATCCTGGGCGACGAGGAGCTGCGCGTGGGGGCCGAGCGTGCCGAGCGGGCGCGAAGGCAGGATCGCGAAGCCGAGGAAAGCGACCTGACGTTGCGACTGGCACGAGTCGATCGGGCGACCCTGCCACCGCCGCTGGCCGAGGAGCTCACCGACGCCGAACACCGGGTCGTCATCGCGCGGCGCGTGCACAACGACGCCGTCCGGGACACCCTGCACTTGAGGCGACGGCGAAAGGTCCGGTATTTCGGTCTCGCCGGGACGGCCCGGCTTCCGGAATACTTCGAGATCGCCGAGCCCGAGCTGTAG
- the thrS gene encoding threonine--tRNA ligase, with product MSQPSSVAAATAPRVVVPAGTTAGTAVREAGLPTKGPDTIVVVRDAEGNLRDLSWAPESEVEVEAVAAHTEDGRSVIRHSAAHVLAQAVQQQFPQAKLGIGPPVKDGFYYDFAVDTPFTPEDLQALEKRMKQIVKGAQQFSRRVFDSVDEAKKELADEPFKLELVDLKSEDSTVDTSEVMEVGGGELTIYDNLDPRTKERVWSDLCRGPHVPTTKFIPAFKLTRVAAAYWRGDDKNPQLQRIYGTAWESAEAQDVYLERLAEAERRDHRKLGVELDLFSFPDEIGSGLPVFHPKGGIIRQEMENYSRQRHVEAGYDFVYSPHITKGALFETSGHLDWYRDGMYPAMHLDAEHNEDGSVRKPGQDYYLKPMNCPFHDLIFRSRGRSYRELPLRMFEFGSVYRYEKSGVIHGLTRVRGMTQDDAHIFCTLEQVPGELKSLLDFVLNLLRDYGLDDFYLELSTRNEEKYIGSEEVWAEATEVLRTAAVDSGLELVPDPGGAAFYGPKISVQAKDALGRTWQMSTIQLDFMLPEKFELEYTAGDGSRQRPVMIHRALFGSIERFFGVLTEHYAGAFPAWLSPVQVVGIPITEDQVEHLRGVEKALRAKGIRASVDASDDRMQKKIRTHTTQKVPFMLLAGAKDVEAGAVSFRFRDGGQINGVPVADAVEAITGWVQRRENSSPTVAGLEAVLR from the coding sequence GTGTCCCAGCCGTCGTCAGTAGCAGCCGCAACCGCCCCGCGCGTGGTGGTACCGGCGGGCACTACGGCGGGCACCGCGGTCCGCGAAGCCGGGCTGCCGACCAAGGGGCCGGACACGATCGTCGTCGTGCGCGACGCCGAGGGGAATCTCCGCGATCTCTCCTGGGCACCGGAGTCCGAGGTCGAGGTCGAGGCCGTCGCCGCCCACACCGAGGACGGCCGCAGCGTCATCCGTCACTCGGCCGCCCACGTGCTCGCCCAGGCGGTGCAGCAGCAGTTCCCGCAGGCCAAGCTCGGCATCGGGCCGCCGGTCAAGGACGGCTTCTACTACGACTTCGCCGTCGATACCCCGTTCACCCCGGAAGACCTGCAGGCGCTCGAGAAGCGCATGAAGCAGATCGTGAAGGGCGCGCAGCAGTTCTCCCGCCGCGTCTTCGACTCGGTCGACGAGGCCAAGAAGGAACTGGCCGACGAGCCGTTCAAGCTGGAACTGGTGGACCTCAAGTCCGAGGACTCCACAGTGGACACCTCCGAGGTGATGGAGGTCGGCGGCGGGGAGCTGACCATCTACGACAACCTCGATCCGCGCACCAAGGAGCGCGTGTGGAGCGACCTCTGCCGCGGCCCGCACGTGCCGACCACGAAGTTCATCCCGGCGTTCAAGCTCACGCGCGTCGCCGCCGCGTACTGGCGCGGTGACGACAAGAACCCGCAGCTGCAGCGGATCTACGGCACCGCTTGGGAATCCGCCGAAGCGCAGGACGTCTACCTGGAGCGCCTCGCCGAGGCCGAGCGGCGCGACCACCGCAAGCTCGGTGTCGAGCTGGACCTGTTCTCCTTCCCCGACGAGATCGGTTCGGGGCTGCCGGTGTTCCACCCCAAGGGCGGGATCATCCGGCAGGAGATGGAGAACTACTCGCGTCAGCGGCACGTCGAAGCCGGGTACGACTTCGTCTACTCGCCGCACATCACCAAGGGCGCGCTCTTCGAGACCTCCGGTCACCTCGACTGGTACCGCGACGGCATGTACCCGGCGATGCACCTCGACGCCGAGCACAACGAGGACGGTTCGGTCCGCAAGCCCGGCCAGGACTACTACCTCAAGCCGATGAACTGCCCGTTCCACGACCTGATCTTCCGGTCGCGCGGGCGTTCCTACCGCGAACTGCCGCTGCGGATGTTCGAGTTCGGCTCCGTGTACCGCTACGAGAAGTCCGGCGTGATCCACGGCCTGACCCGGGTCCGCGGTATGACGCAGGACGACGCGCACATCTTCTGCACCCTCGAGCAGGTCCCCGGTGAACTGAAGTCCCTTTTGGACTTCGTGCTGAACCTGTTGCGCGATTACGGTCTCGACGATTTCTACCTCGAACTGTCCACCCGGAACGAAGAGAAGTACATCGGGTCCGAAGAGGTCTGGGCCGAGGCGACCGAGGTGCTGCGCACGGCAGCCGTGGACTCCGGGCTGGAGCTCGTGCCGGACCCGGGTGGCGCCGCGTTCTACGGGCCGAAGATCTCCGTGCAGGCGAAGGACGCTCTGGGTCGCACCTGGCAGATGTCGACCATCCAGCTGGACTTCATGCTGCCCGAGAAGTTCGAACTGGAGTACACCGCGGGTGACGGCAGCCGTCAGCGCCCGGTGATGATCCACCGCGCGCTGTTCGGTTCGATCGAGCGGTTCTTCGGCGTGCTGACCGAGCACTACGCGGGCGCGTTCCCGGCGTGGCTTTCGCCCGTCCAGGTGGTCGGCATCCCGATCACCGAGGACCAGGTCGAGCATCTGCGCGGCGTCGAGAAGGCGTTGCGGGCGAAAGGGATCCGGGCCAGCGTCGACGCGAGCGACGACCGGATGCAGAAGAAGATCCGCACCCACACCACGCAGAAGGTGCCCTTCATGCTCCTGGCGGGTGCGAAGGACGTCGAGGCGGGCGCGGTGTCGTTCCGGTTCCGCGACGGTGGCCAGATCAACGGTGTCCCGGTGGCCGACGCGGTCGAGGCGATCACCGGCTGGGTCCAGCGCCGGGAGAACTCCTCGCCGACCGTGGCGGGCTTGGAGGCGGTCCTCCGGTGA
- a CDS encoding elongation factor G-like protein EF-G2, whose product MADKQNKNGDSGAAVAVDDPAKVRNVVLVGPSGSGKTTLTEALLAASGTVTRAGSVTDGTTVCDHDPAAVRQQRSVGLSVAPVLHRGHKINLIDTPGYADFVGELRAGLRAADAALFVVCAAEGVDAATIAVWEECAAVGMPRAVVVSRLDHHRADPEGEIAACQEAFGAGVLPLYLPARDGLVGLITRRYFDYANGFPPEAGEPDEADLARMTEARNELIEGVIAESEDESLMDRYLSGEEIAEDTLIADLETAVARGSFHPVIPVCATTGVGLAEVLDGIVRAFPSPLEHVPPEVTSPTGEPHAGLRADPDGPLAAEVVRTAVDSYVGRVSLVRVFSGTLRPERPVHVSGHGLAERGHEDHDADERVAHLYSPLGANLREVPYCVAGDLCALTKVGSAETGDTVSSPEDPLIMKPWAMPEPLLPVAVVAKTRSDEDTLARNLSRLVAGDPTLRLDRNAETSQLVLWCMGEAHADVVLSRLRAGGADVDTEPVRISLRSTFAGPGRGHGRHVKQSGGHGQFAVCDIEVQPLPRGSGFEFVDKVVGGSVPHQFIPSVEKGVRAQAQRGIVDGHPLIDIRVTLVDGKAHSVDSSDAAFQTAGALALKEAAAVARIALLEPLEEVAVRLPDEHLGTVLGDLSSRRGRVLGTESGDGGRTVVRAEVPAVELLRYAVDLRSLTSGTATFTRKHARFEPMPEGAVA is encoded by the coding sequence ATGGCCGACAAACAGAACAAGAACGGAGACTCCGGGGCCGCCGTCGCTGTGGACGACCCGGCGAAAGTCCGCAACGTCGTCTTGGTCGGCCCCTCCGGATCAGGCAAGACGACCCTCACCGAAGCGCTGCTCGCCGCCTCCGGCACGGTGACACGGGCAGGCTCGGTCACCGACGGCACCACGGTGTGCGACCACGACCCCGCCGCGGTCCGGCAGCAGCGGTCGGTCGGCCTTTCGGTCGCGCCGGTGCTGCACCGGGGCCACAAGATCAACCTCATCGACACCCCCGGGTACGCCGATTTCGTCGGCGAACTGCGGGCCGGACTCCGCGCCGCCGACGCGGCACTGTTCGTGGTCTGCGCGGCGGAAGGCGTCGACGCGGCCACGATCGCGGTCTGGGAGGAGTGCGCGGCCGTCGGGATGCCGAGAGCGGTGGTCGTCTCCCGGCTCGACCATCACCGCGCCGACCCCGAAGGGGAGATCGCGGCTTGCCAGGAGGCATTCGGCGCCGGCGTCCTACCGCTCTACCTTCCCGCTCGCGATGGGCTCGTCGGACTCATCACGCGCCGCTACTTCGACTATGCGAACGGCTTCCCACCCGAGGCCGGAGAGCCGGACGAGGCCGATCTCGCCCGGATGACCGAGGCCCGCAACGAACTGATCGAAGGGGTCATCGCCGAGAGCGAGGACGAGTCCCTGATGGACCGCTACCTCTCCGGCGAGGAGATCGCCGAGGACACGCTGATCGCCGACCTCGAGACCGCCGTCGCCCGGGGGTCCTTCCACCCGGTGATCCCGGTGTGCGCGACGACGGGGGTCGGGCTGGCCGAGGTCCTCGACGGGATCGTGCGTGCCTTCCCGTCACCGCTGGAGCACGTCCCGCCGGAGGTCACCTCGCCCACCGGTGAACCGCACGCCGGTCTCCGCGCCGATCCCGACGGTCCCCTGGCCGCGGAGGTGGTGCGGACCGCCGTCGACTCCTACGTCGGCAGGGTGTCGCTGGTGCGGGTGTTCTCCGGGACGCTGAGACCGGAACGGCCGGTGCACGTCTCGGGCCACGGTCTCGCCGAACGCGGCCACGAGGATCACGACGCCGACGAACGCGTCGCGCATCTGTATTCACCGCTCGGGGCGAACCTGCGCGAGGTCCCGTACTGCGTCGCCGGCGACCTCTGCGCGCTCACCAAGGTCGGCTCGGCGGAAACGGGCGACACCGTCTCCTCGCCCGAAGACCCGCTGATCATGAAACCGTGGGCGATGCCGGAACCGCTGCTGCCGGTCGCCGTCGTCGCGAAGACGCGCAGTGACGAGGACACCCTGGCGCGCAACCTTTCCCGGCTCGTCGCGGGTGACCCGACGCTCCGGCTGGACCGCAACGCCGAAACCAGCCAGCTCGTGCTGTGGTGCATGGGCGAGGCACATGCCGACGTCGTGCTGTCACGGCTGCGCGCAGGAGGCGCCGACGTGGACACCGAACCCGTCCGCATCAGCCTGCGGTCGACCTTCGCCGGGCCGGGCCGCGGGCACGGAAGGCACGTCAAACAGTCCGGCGGCCACGGCCAGTTCGCCGTCTGCGACATCGAAGTCCAACCACTGCCGAGGGGTTCGGGTTTCGAGTTCGTGGACAAGGTCGTCGGCGGCTCGGTGCCCCACCAGTTCATCCCGAGTGTCGAGAAGGGAGTCCGCGCCCAGGCACAGCGAGGGATCGTCGACGGCCATCCGCTGATCGACATCCGGGTGACCCTCGTCGACGGCAAGGCGCACAGCGTCGACTCCTCGGACGCCGCGTTCCAGACGGCGGGCGCGCTGGCACTGAAGGAGGCCGCCGCGGTGGCCAGGATAGCGCTGCTGGAACCGCTCGAAGAGGTGGCCGTGCGGCTACCGGACGAGCATCTGGGCACCGTGCTGGGTGATCTCTCGTCCCGGCGCGGACGCGTACTCGGCACCGAATCGGGGGACGGCGGCCGTACGGTCGTCCGCGCCGAGGTGCCCGCGGTCGAACTCCTGCGCTACGCCGTCGACCTGCGTTCGCTGACCTCGGGCACGGCGACGTTCACCCGCAAGCACGCCCGGTTCGAGCCGATGCCGGAAGGGGCGGTGGCCTAG
- the pgsA gene encoding phosphatidylinositol phosphate synthase: MLNIFARASVSRVTDPMGKVLVRAGLTPNAMTVIGTAGAVLCALAFFPNDMLLWGTFTVWGFAMLDLLDGAMARARGYGTAFGAVLDATCDRLVDGALFAAIAWWCFVHDDNRPAAAAALICLVLAQVISYVKARAEASGLEADGGLVERAERLIIALVGTGLHGLGVPYTVDITLWLLAVLSVITLLQRTAAVAKAARAAKAAGPPAAEGGA, from the coding sequence ATGCTCAACATTTTCGCGCGCGCCTCCGTTTCCCGCGTCACCGACCCCATGGGGAAGGTGCTCGTACGTGCCGGTCTGACCCCGAACGCGATGACCGTCATCGGCACGGCCGGGGCGGTGTTGTGCGCGCTCGCGTTCTTCCCCAACGACATGCTGCTGTGGGGCACCTTCACCGTCTGGGGCTTCGCGATGCTGGACCTGCTCGACGGCGCGATGGCCCGCGCCCGCGGGTACGGCACGGCGTTCGGGGCCGTCCTCGACGCCACCTGCGACAGACTGGTCGACGGCGCGTTGTTCGCCGCGATCGCCTGGTGGTGCTTCGTCCACGACGACAACCGCCCGGCCGCGGCCGCCGCGCTGATCTGCCTGGTGCTCGCGCAGGTCATCTCCTACGTCAAGGCCCGTGCCGAGGCTTCCGGGCTGGAGGCAGACGGCGGGCTCGTCGAGCGCGCGGAACGGCTGATCATCGCCCTCGTGGGAACCGGGCTGCACGGGCTGGGCGTTCCGTACACCGTGGACATCACGCTCTGGTTGCTCGCGGTGCTTTCGGTGATCACCCTGCTGCAGCGGACCGCCGCGGTGGCCAAGGCGGCGAGGGCCGCCAAGGCGGCCGGGCCACCCGCCGCGGAGGGCGGGGCATGA
- a CDS encoding YceI family protein — protein sequence MTTTEIPGYVAGKWTIDTAHSDIAYTVKHLGLAKSRGNFTAFTGEVVTAENILDSSVTVEIDASSVASGVDGRDTHLKSEDFFHVDEHPVITFRSTGIREDGGDYVIDGELTWRGKTVPVSLEAEFNGIGTNPANDNATTLGVSAGATVNRRDFGIGPEGNAFLSEKVKIDIELQAALNA from the coding sequence ATGACCACCACCGAGATCCCCGGCTACGTCGCAGGCAAGTGGACGATCGACACCGCCCACTCCGACATCGCCTACACCGTGAAGCACCTCGGCCTGGCGAAGTCCCGTGGCAACTTCACCGCCTTCACCGGCGAGGTCGTCACCGCCGAAAACATCCTCGACTCCTCGGTCACCGTCGAGATCGATGCCTCTTCGGTCGCCAGCGGTGTCGACGGGCGTGACACGCACCTCAAGTCCGAGGACTTCTTCCACGTCGACGAGCACCCGGTCATCACCTTCCGCTCGACCGGCATCCGCGAGGACGGCGGCGACTACGTCATCGACGGCGAGCTCACCTGGCGCGGCAAGACCGTCCCGGTCTCACTGGAGGCCGAATTCAACGGCATCGGCACCAACCCGGCCAACGACAACGCCACCACCCTCGGCGTCTCGGCCGGCGCCACCGTGAACCGCCGCGACTTCGGCATCGGCCCGGAGGGCAACGCCTTCCTGTCCGAGAAGGTCAAGATCGACATCGAGCTCCAGGCCGCGCTCAACGCCTGA
- a CDS encoding phosphatidylinositol mannoside acyltransferase — translation MSGFSQRLSDFGYAAGWRLARWLPESAGAVTFGLGADLAVRRDGGGVRQLRRNLARVVPQADGVELDELTRRAMRSYARYWHEMFRLPSMDHNEVSRKVAQSITGVENLDAALAEGNGAVMALPHSGNWDAAGVWLADYLGGFTTVAERLKPESLYQRFVSYRESLGFEIVPLTGDSSAMRVLLKRLRENKAICLVGDRDLTKSGVPVKFFGEQTRMPGGPARLAATTGAALIPAGCWFTEDGWQIRLHPRIRVTNRSEVPAATQALADIFAGDIAAHPADWHMMQKFWLSDLEAGEQAELGEAS, via the coding sequence ATGAGCGGGTTCTCCCAGCGGCTCAGCGACTTCGGCTACGCGGCGGGCTGGCGGCTCGCGCGCTGGCTGCCGGAGTCGGCGGGCGCGGTGACCTTCGGACTGGGCGCCGACCTCGCCGTCCGGCGGGACGGCGGCGGCGTTCGCCAGCTGCGGCGCAATCTCGCCAGGGTGGTACCGCAGGCCGACGGGGTCGAACTCGACGAACTGACCCGACGCGCGATGCGGTCGTACGCGCGCTATTGGCACGAGATGTTCCGGCTGCCCTCGATGGACCACAATGAGGTCAGCCGCAAGGTCGCCCAGTCGATCACCGGCGTGGAGAACCTCGACGCCGCCCTCGCCGAGGGCAACGGCGCGGTGATGGCGCTGCCGCACAGCGGGAACTGGGACGCGGCGGGCGTCTGGCTCGCGGACTACCTCGGCGGTTTCACCACGGTCGCGGAGCGGCTGAAACCCGAATCGCTGTACCAGCGGTTCGTGTCCTACCGGGAGTCGCTCGGCTTCGAGATCGTGCCGCTGACCGGTGACAGCTCCGCGATGCGCGTGCTGCTCAAGCGACTGCGCGAGAACAAGGCGATCTGCCTGGTGGGCGACCGGGACCTGACGAAGTCCGGCGTCCCCGTCAAGTTCTTCGGCGAGCAGACCCGGATGCCGGGCGGGCCTGCCCGGCTGGCCGCCACCACCGGTGCCGCGCTGATCCCGGCCGGCTGCTGGTTCACCGAGGACGGCTGGCAGATCCGGTTGCATCCGCGGATCAGGGTCACGAACCGGTCCGAGGTCCCGGCGGCCACCCAGGCGCTGGCGGACATCTTCGCCGGCGACATCGCCGCGCATCCGGCCGACTGGCACATGATGCAGAAGTTCTGGCTCTCCGATCTCGAAGCCGGGGAACAGGCCGAACTCGGCGAAGCGAGCTGA
- a CDS encoding HIT domain-containing protein codes for MTGSDGPEVVGQDGVGVHDALQRLWTPHRLAYVQGSKKPDEGCPFCRLPGKSDEDALILARGKTVYAVLNLYPYNPGHLMAVPYRHVADYTDLTAEETVEVAEFTQRAMRVIREVSSAHGFNIGMNQGVIAGAGIAAHLHQHVVPRWGGDANFMPVIGQTKVLPQLLGETRQLLADAW; via the coding sequence GTGACGGGCTCCGATGGCCCTGAAGTCGTCGGACAGGACGGTGTGGGGGTCCACGACGCGTTGCAACGCCTGTGGACCCCGCACCGGCTCGCCTACGTGCAGGGGTCGAAGAAACCCGACGAGGGCTGCCCGTTCTGCCGTCTCCCCGGGAAGAGTGACGAGGACGCGCTGATCCTCGCTCGCGGAAAGACGGTGTACGCGGTGCTGAACCTGTACCCGTACAACCCCGGCCACCTGATGGCCGTGCCGTACCGCCATGTCGCGGACTACACGGACCTGACGGCGGAAGAGACCGTCGAGGTGGCGGAGTTCACCCAGCGCGCGATGCGGGTGATCCGCGAGGTGTCCTCGGCGCACGGGTTCAACATCGGGATGAACCAGGGCGTGATCGCCGGCGCGGGAATCGCCGCGCATCTGCACCAGCACGTGGTGCCGAGATGGGGCGGGGACGCGAACTTCATGCCGGTGATCGGGCAGACGAAGGTGTTGCCGCAGTTGCTGGGGGAGACGCGGCAGTTGCTGGCGGATGCCTGGTAG
- a CDS encoding glycosyltransferase family 4 protein, translating into MKIGIVCPYSFDVPGGVQGHVIDLAKALLARGHQVSVLAPADEDSDVPDFVVPAGKALGIPYNGSVARLQFGPVSYSRVRRWIRDGDFDVLHLHEPAAPSLSLLALKVADGPIVATFHTATTRSRTLAAFQPVLRPLLEKITARIAVSALARRVQVEHAGGDAVEVPNGVDVDFFSRALPLDGYPRAGGTVGFVGRYTEPRKGMGVLLEALRLLLPEFEELRLLVVGRGDADQLRREAGPELAPHVDLLGQVDDETKARALRSVDVYCAPNTGGESFGMILTEAMAAGTPVLASGLDSFRRVLDDGKAGMLTETGDAAALAGGLRELLADPARRASLAAAAGERVAMFDWSVVTTQVLRVYETAIAADPRRVGAGEREFSR; encoded by the coding sequence ATGAAGATCGGGATCGTCTGCCCCTATTCGTTCGACGTGCCGGGTGGCGTGCAGGGGCACGTCATCGATCTGGCGAAGGCACTGCTGGCGCGCGGGCACCAGGTCTCGGTCCTCGCCCCGGCGGACGAGGACTCCGACGTCCCCGACTTCGTCGTCCCCGCGGGCAAGGCGCTCGGCATCCCGTACAACGGCTCCGTCGCACGACTGCAGTTCGGCCCGGTGTCCTACTCCAGGGTGCGGCGGTGGATCCGCGACGGCGACTTCGACGTCCTGCACCTGCACGAGCCCGCCGCGCCGAGCCTTTCGCTGCTGGCGCTGAAGGTCGCGGACGGCCCGATCGTGGCGACCTTCCACACCGCGACGACGCGTTCGCGCACGCTGGCGGCGTTCCAGCCGGTGCTGCGGCCGCTGCTGGAGAAGATCACCGCGCGGATCGCGGTGTCGGCGCTGGCCCGCCGGGTCCAGGTCGAACACGCCGGCGGGGACGCGGTCGAGGTGCCCAACGGCGTCGACGTCGACTTCTTCTCCAGGGCGCTGCCGCTCGACGGCTATCCGCGAGCGGGTGGCACGGTCGGGTTCGTCGGGCGGTACACCGAGCCCCGCAAGGGGATGGGGGTGCTGCTGGAGGCGTTGCGGCTGCTGCTGCCGGAGTTCGAGGAGTTGCGGTTGCTGGTCGTCGGCCGCGGCGACGCCGATCAGCTCCGGCGCGAGGCCGGGCCGGAGCTCGCGCCGCATGTCGACCTGCTGGGCCAGGTCGACGACGAGACGAAGGCGCGGGCGCTGCGCAGCGTCGACGTCTACTGCGCGCCGAACACGGGCGGCGAGAGCTTCGGGATGATCCTCACCGAGGCGATGGCGGCGGGGACCCCCGTGCTGGCGAGTGGCCTGGACTCGTTCCGCCGGGTGCTCGACGACGGCAAGGCCGGGATGCTGACCGAGACCGGCGACGCGGCGGCGCTGGCCGGCGGCCTGCGTGAGCTGCTCGCGGATCCGGCACGCCGGGCGTCGCTGGCGGCGGCCGCGGGGGAGCGGGTCGCGATGTTCGACTGGTCCGTGGTCACCACTCAGGTCCTGCGCGTGTACGAGACGGCGATCGCCGCCGATCCCCGCCGGGTCGGCGCGGGTGAACGCGAGTTCAGCCGATGA
- a CDS encoding MarR family transcriptional regulator, with amino-acid sequence MSEPRWLSDEEQKVWRDFSAATRMLQAHLEGQLQHEAGMPHTYYEVLVALSEAPDRRLRMSELADARKASRSRLSHAVARLEANGWVRRESCPTDKRGSWAVLTPAGFAALEEAAPGHVEAVRESLFDPLTPEQVTALGEISAAVLERLSPKCAAAEAELALREETLADLEEPAELAEAD; translated from the coding sequence ATGTCCGAACCCCGATGGCTCTCCGACGAGGAGCAAAAAGTCTGGCGCGACTTCTCCGCGGCCACGCGGATGCTGCAAGCGCATCTGGAGGGCCAGCTTCAGCACGAGGCGGGCATGCCCCACACCTACTACGAAGTGCTCGTCGCCCTTTCCGAGGCACCGGACAGGCGGCTGCGGATGAGCGAGCTCGCCGACGCGCGCAAGGCGTCGCGCAGCAGGCTTTCGCACGCGGTCGCGCGGCTCGAGGCGAACGGCTGGGTGCGCCGTGAGTCCTGTCCCACCGACAAACGCGGCTCCTGGGCGGTGCTCACCCCCGCCGGTTTCGCCGCGCTCGAGGAGGCCGCGCCCGGGCACGTCGAGGCCGTCCGCGAGAGCCTTTTCGACCCGCTGACCCCCGAACAGGTGACGGCGCTCGGTGAGATCAGCGCCGCCGTGCTGGAGCGGTTGTCGCCGAAATGTGCCGCCGCGGAGGCGGAACTGGCGTTGCGGGAAGAGACGCTCGCGGACCTCGAGGAGCCTGCCGAACTGGCCGAAGCGGACTGA